Proteins found in one Sorghum bicolor cultivar BTx623 chromosome 1, Sorghum_bicolor_NCBIv3, whole genome shotgun sequence genomic segment:
- the LOC8086269 gene encoding uncharacterized protein LOC8086269, producing the protein MAMMVPDLSFSASMSSVKLPRYGASKTETFLVKRSSTFRAEARPAESGKYGTNGRATKMVPTTELRRTNGGGHVRSGSVHGSPNGSVNGSTKVSINGSAKAIVNGSTKAVINGTPKVAVNGTSLVKSSTSSLVKTQKQMRPKDDPFQEELKILPSDEGFSWAKDNYNSVQRSIDIWSFVLSLRVRVLFDNAKWAYPGGFSEEKQKVRRRKTASWLREQVLQLGPTFIKLGQLSSTRSDLFPREFVDELAKLQDRVPAFSPEKAKVFIEKEMGCSIDVVYKEFEERPIAAASLGQVHRAVLHNGERVAVKVQRPGLKKLFDIDLRNLKLVAEYFQRSETLGGPSRDWIGIYEECSKILYEEIDYINEGKNADRFRRDFRNIKWVRVPLIMWDYTTEKVLTLEYVPGIKINNLDVLDNRGYSRSLIASRAIESYLIQILKTGFFHADPHPGNLAVDKDGSLIYYDFGMMGDIKSFTRERLLSLFYSVYEKDANKVMKALIDLEALQPTGDLSPVRRSIQFFLDNLLNQTPDQQQTLAAIGEDLFAIAQDQPFRFPSTFTFVIRAFSTLEGIGYILDPEFSFVKVAAPYAQELLDLKQRQQRGPALVQEIRKQANDARDSTISMPYRIQRIEDFVGQLESGDLKLRVRVLESERAARKATVLQMATMYTALGGTLLNVGVTLNTQGNQIIANGSFIGAGIFLALLVRSMQRVKKLDKFETMI; encoded by the exons ATGGCAATGATGGTGCCTGATCTTAGTTTCTCAGCATCAATGTCTAGTGTGAAGCTCCCAAGGTACGGGGCATCAAAGACTGAGACATTCTTGGTTAAGAGGTCCTCAACATTCCGTGCAGAAGCTAGGCCAGCGGAATCTGGAAAATATGGTACTAATGGCCGGGCAACAAAGATGGTACCAACAACTGAGTTGAGGAGGACCAATGGTGGTGGTCATGTAAGATCGGGTTCAGTTCATGGTTCTCCAAATGGCTCTGTCAATGGCTCGACCAAGGTGTCAATTAATGGTTCTGCAAAGGCCATTGTGAATGGCTCAACCAAAGCAGTCATTAATGGTACTCCGAAGGTGGCTGTAAATGGTACTAGTCTGGTGAAAAGCAGCACATCCTCCCTTGTTAAGACGCAGAAGCAAATGAGACCCAAAGATGATCCCTTTCAAGAGGAATTGAAGATTTTGCCTTCTGATGAGGGATTCAGTTGGGCAAAAGATAATTATAACTCTGTGCAGAGGAGCATAGATATATGGTCTTTTGTGCTTTCTTTGCGAGTCCGTGTGCTATTTGACAACGCAAAGTGGGCCTATCCTGGTGGATTCTCAGAAGAAAAGCAG AAAGTTCGAAGGCGGAAAACTGCTTCATGGTTAAGAGAGCAAGTATTGCAGCTTGGCCCAACGTTTATTAAACTTGGACAGTTATCCTCCACTAGATCTGATTTATTCCCCAGAGAATTTGTGGACGAGCTTGCAAAACTTCAG GACAGAGTACCGGCATTTTCTCCTGAGAAGGCCAAAGTTTTCATAGAGAAGGAAATGGGTTGTTCTATTGATGTTGTGTACAAAGAATTTGAAGAACGCCCAATAGCTGCTGCCAGTCTTGGTCAG GTACACCGTGCAGTGCTCCACAATGGAGAAAGAGTTGCAGTGAAAGTTCAGAGACCTGGGCTCAAAAAACTTTTTGACATCGACCTGA GGAACTTAAAGCTAGTAGCTGAGTATTTTCAAAGAAGTGAGACATTAGGAGGCCCTTCAAGGGACTGGATCGGTATTTATGAGGAATGCTCCAA AATTTTATATGAAGAAATTGATTACATTAATGAAGGAAAGAACGCAGACAGGTTTCGACGGGATTTCAGAAATATAAAGTGGGTTCGCGTGCCA CTTATCATGTGGGACTACACAACTGAAAAGGTGTTAACCCTGGAGTATGTCCCTG GTATTAAAATAAACAATTTGGATGTTCTTGACAACCGGGGCTATAGTCGCTCACTAATTGCATCACGTGCAATAGAATCTTACCTAATTCAG ATATTGAAGACTGGCTTCTTCCATGCTGATCCTCATCCTGGAAACCTTGCTGTAGACAAGGATGGTTCTCTAATATATTACGATTTTGGAATGATGGGTGATATAAAGTCGTTCACTCGGGAGAGATTACTTTCCCTATTTTATTCTGTGTATGAGAAGGATGCAAACAAG GTTATGAAAGCTCTGATTGATTTGGAAGCTCTCCAGCCGACAGGAGATCTCTCACCG GTTAGGAGGTCCATACAATTTTTCTTGGATAATCTGTTGAACCAGACACCAGATCAGCAACAGACTCTGGCCGCAATTGGAGAG gacTTATTTGCCATAGCACAAGATCAACCTTTTCGGTTTCCATCCACATTTACATTTGTTATAAGGGCATTCTCTACTCTTGAAG GCATTGGATACATATTAGATCCAGAATTTTCGTTTGTCAAAGTTGCAGCACCATATGCGCAG GAACTGTTAGACTTGAAACAGAGACAACAACGTGGACCTGCATTGGTCCAGGAGATAAGGAAGCAAGCAAATGAT GCCCGTGATTCTACCATATCAATGCCCTACAGAATACAGAGAATTGAAGATTTTGTAGGACAACTTGAGTCAGGCGATCTGAAACTCAGGGTCAGGGTACTGGAG TCAGAACGTGCTGCACGTAAAGCTACTGTTCTTCAGATGGCAACCATGTATACAGCCTTGGGTGGTACTCTCTTGAATGTTGGGGTCACACTGAATACTCAAGGGAACCAAATAATTGCAAACGGCTCTTTCATTGGCGCAG GAATATTTTTGGCATTGCTGGTCAGATCTATGCAAAGAGTGAAGAAACTCGACAAATTTGAGACCATGATATGA